The Kineothrix sp. MB12-C1 genome includes a window with the following:
- a CDS encoding NAD(P)/FAD-dependent oxidoreductase, translated as MEKNYDVIIIGAGPGGIFCAYELMDKNKNLKVLMVEKGRSIEKRNCPKRVTKQCVGCKPCSITTGFAGAGAFSDGKLSLSPDVGGNLPAILGYEETLHLIEESDKVYLKFGADENVYGVDKEKEIREIRRKAINANLKLVECPIRHLGTEEGYKIYGKLQHHLEAEGVDLMFNTMVEQILLEDGKAAGIVTSKGDTFYAKEIVSAVGREGADWFKDKCDEIGIETTPGTVDIGVRVEVRDEVMQFLNENLYEAKLVLFTPTFDDKVRTFCTNPSGEVATEYYEGGLAVVNGHAYKSKEYKTNNTNFAILVSKNFTKPFKTPIEYGKQIAQLSNMLCGGRIMVQTFGDFKRGRRTTEERLCRNNLIPTLKDAVPGDLSLVFPHRIMVDIQEMLEALDKVTPGIASDETLLYGVEVKFYSNKVVVDKDFETSVKGLRAIGDGAGVTRGLQQASANGISVARSILKGMER; from the coding sequence ATGGAAAAAAACTACGATGTGATCATCATAGGGGCAGGTCCGGGGGGAATCTTCTGCGCTTATGAACTAATGGATAAAAATAAGAATTTGAAAGTATTAATGGTAGAAAAAGGACGCTCTATCGAGAAACGCAATTGTCCGAAGCGTGTTACGAAACAGTGCGTTGGCTGTAAACCCTGCTCTATTACGACGGGATTTGCAGGGGCGGGAGCATTTTCTGATGGAAAACTTTCCTTGTCTCCCGATGTAGGCGGAAATCTTCCTGCTATTTTGGGTTATGAAGAAACACTTCATCTGATTGAAGAATCGGATAAGGTGTATTTGAAGTTCGGTGCGGATGAGAACGTATATGGTGTGGATAAGGAAAAGGAAATCCGTGAAATCAGAAGAAAAGCGATCAATGCGAATTTGAAATTGGTGGAATGTCCGATTCGTCATCTGGGAACGGAGGAAGGCTATAAGATTTATGGCAAGTTGCAGCATCACCTGGAAGCCGAGGGAGTCGATTTGATGTTCAATACGATGGTAGAGCAGATATTGCTTGAAGACGGCAAGGCAGCCGGAATCGTAACGAGCAAGGGTGATACCTTCTATGCGAAGGAAATCGTCTCTGCAGTAGGCCGTGAGGGTGCGGACTGGTTCAAGGATAAATGTGATGAAATCGGAATCGAGACAACTCCTGGGACGGTAGATATCGGTGTTCGTGTAGAGGTTCGTGATGAGGTAATGCAATTTTTGAATGAAAACCTATACGAAGCCAAGCTCGTTTTATTTACACCGACCTTCGATGATAAGGTAAGAACCTTCTGTACAAATCCTTCGGGCGAAGTAGCGACAGAGTATTATGAAGGCGGACTGGCAGTAGTAAACGGCCATGCATATAAATCGAAGGAATATAAGACCAACAACACGAACTTTGCAATTCTGGTATCGAAGAATTTTACAAAGCCGTTTAAAACTCCCATTGAATATGGAAAACAGATTGCGCAGCTTTCTAACATGCTCTGCGGCGGCAGAATTATGGTACAGACCTTTGGCGATTTTAAAAGGGGCAGAAGAACGACGGAAGAAAGACTTTGCAGAAATAACTTGATTCCAACACTTAAGGATGCTGTTCCGGGCGATTTATCCCTCGTATTCCCTCACAGAATTATGGTGGATATTCAGGAGATGCTGGAAGCGCTCGATAAGGTAACGCCGGGAATTGCTTCGGATGAAACCCTGCTTTACGGCGTAGAAGTGAAGTTCTACTCCAACAAGGTCGTAGTGGACAAGGACTTTGAGACGAGCGTAAAAGGACTTCGCGCCATTGGCGACGGAGCAGGTGTAACGAGAGGTCTGCAACAGGCTTCCGCAAACGGAATTAGTGTAGCGAGAAGCATATTGAAGGGAATGGAACGATAA